A region from the Lycium barbarum isolate Lr01 chromosome 8, ASM1917538v2, whole genome shotgun sequence genome encodes:
- the LOC132607659 gene encoding uncharacterized protein LOC132607659 yields MLETLSKRIDSNEKKVEDYNSRVDQILGAPPILTGPETKYIVRRPFPPSATPKLISKRFKMPDIPKYDGTTDPQEHITAYTCAITGNDLKDDEIESVMLKKFGETLTKRAMQWHCTLPQHSIPSFELLVDAFVQAHAGARKVQARKDDIFKIFQRDDERLIEFVTKFQKERMLLPSVPDEYEPKTRVEDDQLEFPPGPVNLIKNSDRPKRVIETKFQPSRDIYHPYPHPERFSSRSDKGKNDPSPNTTGSDRRSDRGSGSRGLQFKNNTVGMSDIGENPRLFEYNFNVKSAAIVAAIDHIKNARWPRPLRNDPS; encoded by the exons ATGTTGGAGACATTGTCTAAACGGATCGACTCCAACGAAAAGAAGGTGGAGGATTATAATTCTCGAGTGGATCAGATTCTAGGGGCACCTCCAATTCTGACCGGGCCAGAAACCAAATATATTGTTCGAAGACCTTTCCCACCAAGTGCGACTCCGAAGTTGATCTCAAAGAGATTTAAGATGCCGGATATCCCAAAATATGATGGGACAACAGATCCGCAAGAACATATAACTGCTTACACCTGTGCCATAACGGGCAACGATCTGAaggatgatgaaattgaatcggTAATGTTGAAGAAGTTCGGTGAAACGTTAACTAAGAGAGCCATGCAATGGCATTGTACGCTGCCCCAGCACTCTATTCCTTCCTTCGAATTGCTCGTAGATGCTTTCGTGCAGGCTCACGCCGGGGCCCGGAAGGTGCAAGCAAGAAAGGATGACATATTCAAGATCTTCCAAAGGGACGATGAAAGGCTCATAGAGTTCGTGACAAAGTTCCAAAAGGAGAGGATGTTGCTGCCTTCTGTTCCCGACGA gtATGAACCCAAGACACGAGTGGAGGATGATCAGCTCGAGTTCCCACCAGGTCCGGTGAATCTGATAAAAAATTCTGACAGACCAAAAAGGGTAATAGAAACAAAATTCCAACCATCAAGAGACATATATCATCCATACCCTCACCCCGAGAGGTTCAGCTCCAGGTCAGATAAGGGAAAAAATGATCCTAGCCCCAATACAACGGGAAGTGACAGACGAAGTGATCGCGGCTCGGGGAGCAGGGGTCTGCAGTTCAAAAACAACACTGTTGGGATGTCTGACATCGGTGAAAACCCGAGGTTGTTTGAATATAACTTCAACGTTAAATCGGCAGCCATTGTAGCTGCTATCGATCATATCAAAAATGCGAGATGGCCAAGGCCACTACGAAATGACCCTTCATAA